From uncultured Treponema sp.:
AAAGTTCCGATTGTATCAAAAATATCTGTAAACAAGAAAGTAAAGAACACGCCGAAGAATTTAAGAGAAAGAACTCCAGCCCATTCAAACTTAAAGAGGAACGGTGCGCTAGGAACGGAAACCGGTTTGAAGTTTTCTGGAACAGTTGTAACGCCAAAAGGAATTCCAATAATAGTTGTAGCGGCAATGCCAATAAGAATTGCGCCAGGAATTTTAAGAATGTAAAGAACAACTGTAATGACAAGACCGATAATCGCAACAAGAGCTGTAGCATGGTTCAAGTCAATTGCGTTAAAGCCGATGATTGTTCCGTTTGCAGAAGTTACGATTCCTGCATTGTTAAGTCCGATAAGCGCAATGAAAAGTCCGATTCCAACAGCAACAGCTTTTTTCATTGTTCCCGGAATTGAATTGATAATCGCCTCGCGCACTCCGAAGAATGAAAGCAAAATAAAAAGAACGCCTTCAAGCAAAACAGCAGTAAGAGCGAACCAAGGAGAACATCCCATCTGGCCGCAGACTGTGTAAGTAAAGAACGCGTTAAGTCCCATTCCAGAAGCAAGAGCAACCGGCATATTCGCAAGGAACGCCATAATGAGAGTTGCAACGGCAGCAGAAACAGCAGTCGCAGTAAACACGCCGCCGAAATTCATTCCGGCAATTGAGCCAAGCATTCCCGGGTTAACGGCAAGAATGTAAGACATTGCAAGGAAAGTTGTAATACCGCCGACAACTTCACGGCTTACAGTAGACCCCTTCTCCTTGATTTTGAAAAATTTCTCCATAAGAAATTTCCTCCAAAAAATAGAATGCCAATATTATATCACGAAATAAAAAAAGATTATATAGCCCAAACTTCGAGTTTTATGATTTAATGTCATTATCGGGCTTGACCCTGCGATGTTTCTTTTCTGAAAGAAACTCGGTTGATAATCTATTGAAAATTTCCAGCAGATTGCCGTGTCAAGCACGGCAATGACAATGAATGAGTTTTGAAGCAAGCTGAAAAAACTCGGCGAGAATTTTTTAAAACACGCCGTACTTTTTAAATTTCACGCCGAGAATTTGGGGAAAACACGGCGTGTTTTTTTTATTTTATAGTTCGTGCAAGGCGGAAGCCCATGGTGTCGGCAAAAGCAGCTGGAGCATATCTAATCCGGGTCACAACACGACAAGATAACTGATTATCTTGGTCAAAAGCACCTCCACGTTTCACACGGTCAGAACCAGATGACGCACCAGTATCAGGTGTGCTGATGGATATGCTATCAGTGTATCTGTCCCAGCACCATTCCCACACGTTGCCGGTCATATCATAAAGCCCAAGCCTATTAGCCTTTTTTAAACCAACTTCATGAGTAATATCGTTAGAATTATCGTCATACCAAGTAACTTCAGTCTTAGTATTACTTCCAGCATAAGTATAATTCCAGTCAGTAGAAGCGCTTTGGTAGCCGCCGCGGGCTGCAAATTCCCACTCTGCTTCTGTAGGCAGACGGTAGCCATTTTTAGTAAAATCACAAGAAACACTCTGCCAACCTGAGCAACCTTGGGTAATAGCATCAAGGGAAATATTTTTATACTCAACCTCATCACCATTCGTCTGAATAATTGTATAACAAGGTTCAAGTTCCATTAATATAGAAAGCCTGTTGCAAAACACAATTGCATGATACCAGCTTATATACTCAACAGGACGTAGCACTTGTGTTTCTCCCTCAGCCGGAGGATAAGCTTCTCCATGAAACCTGCTTGGATTTTCTCCCATCACGGCTTCAAAAAGCTCCTGCGTTACTTCGTATTTTCCTATGCTGTATGGGCTTAAAGTTACTGTGCGGTCGCTAATAAAAACACCTTCAGTTCCGCTTCCTGTAATTGGTGTGGCGGTGTCAATTACCGTCGCAAGGGCTGTCTTTTCAAGCTTGGTCTTGTTTATAACTATGCTTCCGTCTTCAGCAATAGAAAAGATGTTAGACAAAAGTATTAAGGTTAAAGAGCATTCTGTAGTTTTATCTGCTTCAACTTTTATATCTTTGCTTCCAGATGCGATAAGCTCATCATTGTTCGCAGAATCTCTCGCTTCTGCCTCAACGGTATATTCACCGGCTTCAAGCTCCGTGAACTCTATTACCCCCCCCAACGCCGCATCTTTCTCTATAGTCTCACTTTCGCCAATTACACGCACAACGAACTTGTCGGCATTGTCCTTGCTGTAAAGGTAGCGTCCGCCCGGCAAAGCCACACGGATTGAGCCGCCTTTTTCAGAGCCGCCGCTCATGTTCATGCAGGACGCAGCCACAAATAAAAACGCAAATAAAGCCGGAACAATAAATTTCTTCATAAAAGACCTCCAATGAATTGATTTCTGACCGAGTTTCTTTCAGAAACATCGCGGGTCAAGCCCGAAAATGACAGTTTTCATTCCTGTGTCATTCCTGCGCAACGACACAGGAATCTCTATTATAACCAACATTCCTAGAATCTAAATTAAATTATACTGAATAAATTTCAAAAAACAACTTTTGGGTGAAAATTTATTAAGAATTTTCCTTGAGTAAATACGTTATTTTCCATTGGTAAATAGCTTATTTACCTTAGGAAAATAGTCTATTTACCCAGGGTAAATATATTGTTTACCAAGGGTAAATATGTTGTTTTCCATAATTATAAAAAAACAGCCCAGACATTTTATCCGGACTGTTCTTTACGCAATCTAAAACTTAGAAAGCTGCAAGTGTTTTTTCAACGCGCTCGCAGGCTTTTTCTTTTCCAAGAATCCAGATTGAGCCAATCAGCGGCGGAGAAATGCGGCTTCCTGTAACAGCCATGCGCACAGGCATCATAAAGTCGCCAAGTTTTATTCCAAGCTCCTCGGCATATTTTTTTGCAAGGGCTTCAGCATCATCGTGGCTCATTCCAAAGATTTCAGAAACAAAAGACTTCGCCTTTTCAAGAACTTCCTTTGTCTTTGCTTCGTCAAGTTTTTTTGGAATAATTTCAGACTTCACAGGAACAGCAGGTTCTGTAAACATAAAGCGAACCATTTCAGCGGCATCTGTAAGGAAATGCAGGCGTTCCTTTATAAGCGGCATAAGCTCCAGAAGCTTTTTCTTTACATCTGCGCTCGCCATATTCATTGAAGAATCCACGCAAACAGGCTCGCCATCGCTTCCAAGCGC
This genomic window contains:
- a CDS encoding NCS2 family permease, whose product is MEKFFKIKEKGSTVSREVVGGITTFLAMSYILAVNPGMLGSIAGMNFGGVFTATAVSAAVATLIMAFLANMPVALASGMGLNAFFTYTVCGQMGCSPWFALTAVLLEGVLFILLSFFGVREAIINSIPGTMKKAVAVGIGLFIALIGLNNAGIVTSANGTIIGFNAIDLNHATALVAIIGLVITVVLYILKIPGAILIGIAATTIIGIPFGVTTVPENFKPVSVPSAPFLFKFEWAGVLSLKFFGVFFTFLFTDIFDTIGTLMGVAEQGNLIDEKGNIPNVKGALLADAVGTVAGACLGTSTVTSFVESSSGVAAGARTGLASVVTAFFFLLALFFTPLFALVPSCATAPALIFVGFLMMQSVSKINFADITDGIPAFITIMVMPFGYSISKGIAFGMIAYVISKVAGKKAKEIPVVTWILAVVFIFALAIKAI
- a CDS encoding SUMF1/EgtB/PvdO family nonheme iron enzyme, whose product is MKKFIVPALFAFLFVAASCMNMSGGSEKGGSIRVALPGGRYLYSKDNADKFVVRVIGESETIEKDAALGGVIEFTELEAGEYTVEAEARDSANNDELIASGSKDIKVEADKTTECSLTLILLSNIFSIAEDGSIVINKTKLEKTALATVIDTATPITGSGTEGVFISDRTVTLSPYSIGKYEVTQELFEAVMGENPSRFHGEAYPPAEGETQVLRPVEYISWYHAIVFCNRLSILMELEPCYTIIQTNGDEVEYKNISLDAITQGCSGWQSVSCDFTKNGYRLPTEAEWEFAARGGYQSASTDWNYTYAGSNTKTEVTWYDDNSNDITHEVGLKKANRLGLYDMTGNVWEWCWDRYTDSISISTPDTGASSGSDRVKRGGAFDQDNQLSCRVVTRIRYAPAAFADTMGFRLARTIK